In Oncorhynchus masou masou isolate Uvic2021 chromosome 10, UVic_Omas_1.1, whole genome shotgun sequence, a single genomic region encodes these proteins:
- the LOC135546904 gene encoding minor curlin subunit-like, producing MVDESGSFSSVKVDESGSFSSVKVDESGSSSSVKVDESGSFSSVKVDESGSSSVMVDESGSSSSLMLDKSGSSSSVKVDESGFPSSVKVDESGSSSSVMLDESGSSSSVKVDESGSSSSVKVDESGSSSSVKVDESQSSSSVMVDESGSSSVWIFLFCHGG from the exons atGGTGGATGAGTCTGGATCCTTCTCTTCTGTCAAGGTGGATGAGTCTGGATCCTTCTCTTCTGTCAAGGTGGATGAGTCTGGATCCTCTTCTTCTGTCAAGGTGGATGAGTCTGGATCCTTCTCTTCTGTCAAGGTGGATGAGTCTGGATCCTCCTCTGTCATGGTGGATGAGTCtgggtcctcctcctctctcatgctGGATAAGTCtggatcctcctcttctgtcaAGGTGGATGAGTCTGGATTCCCCTCTTCTGTCAAGGTGGATGAGTCtggatcctcctcttctgtcatgctggatgagtctggatcctcctcttctgtcaag gtggatgagtctggatcctcctcttctgtcaaggtggatgagtctggatcctcctcttctgtcaAGGTGGATGAGTCTCAATCCTCCTCTTCTGTCATGGTAGATGAGTCTGGATCGTCCTCAGTCTGGATCTTCCTCTTCTGTCACGGTGGATGA